The nucleotide sequence tcagagcAAAATTGCATACAATGGCCACTGTTGACGCAATGGGCGCAGTAATTCCATTGTTTCAAATATtcatataatatttttaatacaataaGCAGGCCATTCTTcttcaaaacatttcaataaGTGGAACCcaaaattatcaatattttTACAAAGCAAAATTAAAAGGTCTAAGGTGCTACTTCAGTCTTTCAGGGtatctttaattatttttggtttatacattaaatttttttctccatgtcAAGTATTGTAAAGATTTCCATTCTTCCGATGAATTTTTACTTTTAGCATTAAcacagcagttgtttttttttgccatgagaACATTAAAATCCTTTGTATAACCTTGATTCACTAAAATACATGCACAAATCAGACAAATAGTATATAAATACCTAAGAAATGAGTGTAAAAAAAGTTTgccaaagaacaaaaacaaatcaacatGGTCCAGTCAGGCATTCCTTACAACAGaaaataagacttttttttctctctctgttggCTCAGTTCGGCCCAGTGCAGTAACTGTGAACAATGTTGTAGTGCAATGAAATTCTAGTCAgttctataactgtcaatgttTCATCTCCTTGATGGCGTCCTTAAACTGACTCTATTTTGTCCAGTTTCTCTAGTTTCTCCAAAGCTGTAACAAACACCAGGTGGTCCTCAGGAGACTTGCCGTGGGTCTTACTGAGATGCAACTTCACTGCGTGTTTGCTGACAAATGTCCGATTGCAAAGTCTGCACTGGTACACAGAGCCAATGTCGTCCTCTGGCGTAGTCAAGGCTGACAGGGAACTGGTGAATGTCATTTTGTCCGTGATCACCTTCGAGGCAGCCTGCTGCTCCCGTAGGTGTTCAGCTGACAGTTTGGACAAGTCCTTCAAGCTGAATCCCAAGTGAGACTCCAGGTGGCTGATATATGAGGTGGGAGTCCTGAACTGGGAAGCACAGTCACCACAGAGAAACACAGGTTGGCACGAGTCCATATTTTTGAGAAACTTGGTGCCACCAGTCCTTCTCAACTGATATTTGACATTTGCTAGCCAGTGGGATATCGTTGTCATGGAGAGGCCTGTGAACTTGCAGATGTGGACCCTTTCCTGAGGACCTAGGTCAGTCATAGCGTAACGCCCTTCTTTCGTCTCCCGCAAGCTGGAGACAAACTGTGCCTGCAGGATAAGAAGGTGCTGGGGATTCCAGTTGGATTGCCTTCCTTTTCTCTTTTGCACAGGGGAGAGATCCTCGAGGGCATCTTCAAATGCACTGCCATCAGCATCTGATTTCTCTGAGATCGAAGAAGGTGTTGACGATTTAGGAGTCAGTCTTCCGGTGAGGTTTTTTACCATATCAGAGATGTCCATAAGAGCGTTCTCTCTCAGAGGGGAGGAAACCGTCTCAGGCATGGCTATAATAGGTTTGTTGCCATTTACAATATTGTTGGCCATGttactgctgctgttgttgtttgtgaTAGTGTTTGTGGTAGACTTGTTTTTACTCAGGTCAATGGGTTGATCATTGTTTTCATATGGAGAAAAACGATTGACGGGCTCAGCGGTTTTGCTGTGATGTGATGGGTTGAAGACTGGCTTTTCCATCATGCTGTTACTGATTTTGTAAAGCATTGACAATGGGTCTGCAGCTGAGCTCACTGGTTTGGAGGCCTTACCCAGGTGTGTGTTCATGATTGACTGGAGTGCACTGAGAGGGTTAATAAAGGGACTTTCGGGTGAGTGATCAGTAATGATGCTGAGACTGTTGCCATTAGTCACTGGAGATTGGCACACTTCCGGACAgttttttgaattattgttATAGACATCCACAAGACTTTCTTTCGGCTCCTTCTTGCAGATAAGATCAGACTCTTCACTGCCTGGGCTTATGCTTCTCATAGCAGAAGCCTTACCTGCCATGAGACCATTTGGAGAGGCCACTTGCTCTCTCTGCTCTCTCAATGCAGGAGAGGGGGACTTTACCAATGAAGGTGGTCGGGCTCGGTCCACGGTCACCATCttctcctctttttctttcttcacaGTGGTAGATTTCCCTGTCACTTTCTCTACCAACTCCTCCATGGCCGTGACGTTGCTCCTGAGCGGAGTTGGAGAAGGTGGGCTCCGAGGTGAGTGGATGACTGAATTTGGGTCACTCATAAGCCCCCGAAGCCCACTGTTAAACAACGGTTGCATTTGGACAGTTTGGATGGTAGGGGACAGGACAGTAGTCGAGTTCTTTATAGCACCTTGAAGCTGATACGCTGCATGGATGCTGGGATATCCACCCCATGTAGGAGTGCCTGTCTGAGCCTTGCTAATGGCGCTTGACACTGTgttttcaagggatttgagaaTATCTAAACCTTCTTTAGGAGTTTCCTCCAGATCTTCTTCTCGAAGATATTTATATGACGTGGTGTCAGTCCCAACTTTCTCACCCGAATCATCTCTCTCctccttgatttttttctccactggCTCCCCACTTTCAACTTTCTCATCCTCACTCACTTCCCTCTTTTCCTCTGAGGCCGAGGAGAGGGCAGGGGACACAGGCTGGGACTTAATACCTCCAGGAACTGGAAGTCTGGTGGTGGTAGGTGGCAGTGGAATAGACTGAATCTTCTCTTCAACCACTGGATCAAACACAAGTTGTTTCCCTTTCTTAGATGCTGAATTTGTGACTTTCAAAAAGTGACCTGTGACCATCATGTGAGCAGTAAGCTGTTGAAGTGTATCATGAGAGCTACCACACTCCATGCATTTCAGGATCTGAGCTTTCCGTGCTTCAAACTGCCATGTATAGCTGGCCCCATTCTGGTAGCCATATCGGTTGTTTGCAGTTACATACGGATTGGCTGCTGATTTTGGATCTTTGCAAACATCACCAAGTGATAAATTGCCTCCTCCACCACCAGGATGGACAGACTCTGGGGAGCAAGGGGAAATAATGGTGTCCTGCATTGCTCGTTTTTTAGTGGACGTGGGTACGAGTTTGGTGGCCAAAGCTGGCATAGGTTCTTTGAGAGGCACTTTCTGGTAATGCTTGGTCTTGATCATATGGACGCTGAGATCCTGCAGAGATTCGAATGAGTGGCCACAGTACATGCACTTAAGCACCTTCTGAGCATCTTCTTTGCCTTCCATCTCCATCAGGGAGCGTTTGCGGGGTTTTGACCAGCGCTTTCCATGATCCTCCTCTTTGTCCTTGTTGTCATCTCGATAGTGGCCAGTCTCATTCATGTGGACTGTCAAACCAACCAGAGTGTCATAGGCAGCGCTGCAATCTTTACAGCGGAATTTGCTTGCACCAGTAAAGACAGAACCATACAGCTTATTGTTTTGACGGTAGAGCTGCACTGTGCTGAAAAGGCTAGGCTCTGGTAAGAGATGATAGGGGGTCTGCTGAAGTGTCTTTGCAAGTGCTGCCTGGTGCCAGTCATATGCCACACCACTGCCGTTATTAGTCCCTCCAACATTGCTCCCACTGCTGCTTGTTGCATTCTGGATGCTAGCAGAGCTAGTTGCTGTGCCATTTGTGTTAACAGTTGAGGTGCCAGTGTGACTGCCGGTGGTGCTAGCACTCTTGCCATTGTGATGACTAGTGATTATGCTGACCCCGTTGCTCTTGTTTGTGGTCGTTGTTGTTGCTGTAGGAGCTGGTGCTGAAGTGGCAGCTTCTGAAGTGATGAGGGTACTGTTGACATTGCCAGCTGAAGCAGACTTGGCTTTCATGATATCCATTGTAATGCTGGACCAAGAGGCATCTGAAATGAGGTTTGCATAGACGGCTTTCATCTGAGCCAAGCTATCTTGGAAAGATAGGCCATTGTTGGGTGAGAAAGGCAAGTTTGTGCCTTCTTTCTCGTGACCATCTCGAGAAGAGGTGCTTTTTAAGTCTGTAAGTCGATCACTGGCATCACTCAGCGGGGACCCATAGCCAGCATCAGGATTGGTGCCATTGCTGAGAGGAGAGTCTCTGTAACTAGGTGGTTGGCCTCCTTCTAaatcttcctcttcctcattGCACAGAAATTCAGTGTCCTGGCCATCTAACGAGAGTCCGTCATCCTGGAGGTGCTCTTCCTCCTCTTGAGTGGGCGTCTTAAGTTCATCTTCGGGCATGTACGCTGCAGCAGAGACAGAAGACAcaagttggagaaaaaaaatagatcagcAGCGTAAAAGTAAAGATTTTCTACACATTGACAGAAGCATTCTAACACTGTAAAATGTAGGTCTTCTATACTTCAGCACTGCTATTGTACATCTGTGGCTCTGAGCATGCatgcatgcttttattttttacacacatGTGGTTCTGAAAGCGTGTGGTGAAAAAAGCCTCCAAGGGAACTATAAATCACTGTGG is from Stigmatopora argus isolate UIUO_Sarg chromosome 4, RoL_Sarg_1.0, whole genome shotgun sequence and encodes:
- the LOC144072730 gene encoding teashirt homolog 1-like gives rise to the protein MPRRKQQEPRRSAAYMPEDELKTPTQEEEEHLQDDGLSLDGQDTEFLCNEEEEDLEGGQPPSYRDSPLSNGTNPDAGYGSPLSDASDRLTDLKSTSSRDGHEKEGTNLPFSPNNGLSFQDSLAQMKAVYANLISDASWSSITMDIMKAKSASAGNVNSTLITSEAATSAPAPTATTTTTNKSNGVSIITSHHNGKSASTTGSHTGTSTVNTNGTATSSASIQNATSSSGSNVGGTNNGSGVAYDWHQAALAKTLQQTPYHLLPEPSLFSTVQLYRQNNKLYGSVFTGASKFRCKDCSAAYDTLVGLTVHMNETGHYRDDNKDKEEDHGKRWSKPRKRSLMEMEGKEDAQKVLKCMYCGHSFESLQDLSVHMIKTKHYQKVPLKEPMPALATKLVPTSTKKRAMQDTIISPCSPESVHPGGGGGNLSLGDVCKDPKSAANPYVTANNRYGYQNGASYTWQFEARKAQILKCMECGSSHDTLQQLTAHMMVTGHFLKVTNSASKKGKQLVFDPVVEEKIQSIPLPPTTTRLPVPGGIKSQPVSPALSSASEEKREVSEDEKVESGEPVEKKIKEERDDSGEKVGTDTTSYKYLREEDLEETPKEGLDILKSLENTVSSAISKAQTGTPTWGGYPSIHAAYQLQGAIKNSTTVLSPTIQTVQMQPLFNSGLRGLMSDPNSVIHSPRSPPSPTPLRSNVTAMEELVEKVTGKSTTVKKEKEEKMVTVDRARPPSLVKSPSPALREQREQVASPNGLMAGKASAMRSISPGSEESDLICKKEPKESLVDVYNNNSKNCPEVCQSPVTNGNSLSIITDHSPESPFINPLSALQSIMNTHLGKASKPVSSAADPLSMLYKISNSMMEKPVFNPSHHSKTAEPVNRFSPYENNDQPIDLSKNKSTTNTITNNNSSSNMANNIVNGNKPIIAMPETVSSPLRENALMDISDMVKNLTGRLTPKSSTPSSISEKSDADGSAFEDALEDLSPVQKRKGRQSNWNPQHLLILQAQFVSSLRETKEGRYAMTDLGPQERVHICKFTGLSMTTISHWLANVKYQLRRTGGTKFLKNMDSCQPVFLCGDCASQFRTPTSYISHLESHLGFSLKDLSKLSAEHLREQQAASKVITDKMTFTSSLSALTTPEDDIGSVYQCRLCNRTFVSKHAVKLHLSKTHGKSPEDHLVFVTALEKLEKLDKIESV